Below is a window of Pseudomonadota bacterium DNA.
GCGAGCCGGAATCGGCAATGGCCTTTGTACGCAAGCTTCCGGACTCCGCAAACAAGGCGACTGCGATCCTCGCCACTAGTCCCAAAATAAGCGAGGTTGGATGTTTGTTGTGCGTGAATGAAGCAAATGTTGATCTATGAGCGTTTTCACCACGCCAACGCCGCTGATGCAGCCAGGCTGGTGGCTCGTTAGCTTCCAAAATCGTTCTCCAGAGCTCTTGCTCCCGGCTGATCCGGGCTGTTTATCGCGGTTGCCGCAAGCCGTAGACATAGTTCACCCCTTTTTCCTCTGGACTACGACCTTGGTAAACCGGAATTCCCGCTTTTAGCTCACTGCCAGCCGCCGGATCCGCTCGAAGGTGGCAAAAAAGTCTTGCAGATGTTCGTTATAGCCAAGGATCCGATAGATAATTCGCCGACCGGTCCGCACGATCTGCGCGGGGATGAGTATAAAGCTCTGCAGAAATCGCCGGAACTCCATCCGCAACACTTCCAAGCCGCGCTGCTTGCGCGGCATGAGC
It encodes the following:
- a CDS encoding IS1380 family transposase — protein: LMPRKQRGLEVLRMEFRRFLQSFILIPAQIVRTGRRIIYRILGYNEHLQDFFATFERIRRLAVS